In a single window of the Bacteroidota bacterium genome:
- a CDS encoding HEAT repeat domain-containing protein translates to MAANPPPTAGRMTDFEFYSNQIKDGTWDERRRACAHLVRLGEADAVHPLIYALDDQDASVREAAYDALGQLNHPLASAPMITHLERETEEPVRLAALRAFGKLRDLNAVSIISAQLKDDHAIIRQYAAEALGQIRDKRALDDLTGCLDDRNLQVRAAACESLGMLKHGTAIRPLIKKLGDPAPLVREKALEALRRLGEYQLVTAYALAFFGSETDATVFNMLAAQGDVRIVSPLIERMEHPWTEPARKKLIARIIDLIHEPSSNAIGRIFCAQDLTRFEQATKIIEGVGKIRYVACRTCESTLHAIPATTVTALLDETMQQKWRFDNSAFVVNWFQYNTIFDFNRVAIGQADDEAVTRFCLEASNDTDPKRPQRCYDMVCEVLPNATISSNTLQILKRTFAMVKDRRR, encoded by the coding sequence TTGGCTGCAAATCCCCCGCCCACGGCAGGTCGCATGACAGATTTTGAGTTCTACAGCAACCAGATAAAAGATGGTACATGGGACGAGCGCCGGCGTGCATGCGCGCATCTCGTGCGGCTGGGTGAAGCTGATGCTGTACATCCACTCATTTATGCCCTTGATGACCAGGACGCAAGCGTACGTGAAGCTGCCTACGATGCCCTTGGGCAACTGAATCATCCCCTTGCCTCAGCACCCATGATCACGCACCTGGAGCGAGAAACGGAAGAGCCGGTACGCCTTGCTGCATTACGGGCTTTTGGAAAGCTCCGGGACTTGAATGCCGTCAGCATAATCTCAGCGCAATTAAAAGACGACCACGCGATCATCCGACAGTACGCAGCTGAAGCGCTCGGCCAAATCAGGGACAAACGTGCACTGGACGATCTGACGGGTTGCCTCGACGATAGAAACCTCCAGGTCCGCGCAGCTGCCTGTGAATCACTGGGAATGCTGAAGCATGGTACCGCCATCCGCCCCTTGATCAAGAAATTGGGTGATCCGGCACCGCTGGTTCGAGAAAAGGCGCTGGAAGCACTCCGTCGGTTGGGAGAATACCAGCTCGTCACAGCATACGCCCTTGCGTTCTTTGGCTCTGAGACAGACGCAACTGTATTCAACATGTTAGCCGCCCAGGGGGATGTCAGAATTGTGTCACCGCTTATTGAGCGAATGGAGCACCCGTGGACAGAGCCGGCGCGAAAGAAATTGATAGCCAGAATCATTGACCTGATCCATGAACCGTCTAGCAATGCAATTGGACGTATTTTTTGTGCACAGGATTTAACCCGATTTGAGCAAGCCACAAAAATCATTGAAGGCGTTGGTAAAATACGCTACGTGGCTTGTCGCACCTGCGAAAGCACGTTGCATGCGATCCCGGCAACAACAGTCACCGCCTTGCTCGACGAAACCATGCAACAGAAATGGCGATTCGACAATAGCGCCTTCGTGGTAAACTGGTTTCAGTACAACACTATTTTTGATTTCAACCGGGTAGCAATTGGCCAGGCAGACGATGAAGCCGTCACACGCTTCTGCCTCGAAGCCAGTAACGACACCGACCCCAAACGCCCCCAACGCTGTTACGATATGGTCTGCGAAGTCCTGCCGAATGCAACCATCAGCTCAAATACGCTGCAAATCTTGAAGCGGACGTTTGCGATGGTGAAGGACCGGCGGCGGTAG